In one Drosophila pseudoobscura strain MV-25-SWS-2005 chromosome X, UCI_Dpse_MV25, whole genome shotgun sequence genomic region, the following are encoded:
- the Mkp3 gene encoding dual specificity protein phosphatase Mpk3 translates to MPETEHESCSKEWLQVQLRSLDAKELILLDCRGSHEYSESHIRGAVNLCIPSIVLRRLATGKIDLASTIKSPDLKDRIQTGYKLCLFILYNGEGVAGQQDVAGAGMGANDSIINILHRRLKQDGCRVVALQDGFSSFRLAFPEWCEDDSQAQNKEMESSRNVQTDQLMGLRSLRISTPHSDSACSSSAESSDCESTTHHHHHHHHHHHSYNEAPVEIIPGLLFLGNVTHSGDSKALQKYNIKYVLNVTPDLPNEFEKSGIIKYLQIPITDHYSQDLAMHFPDAIQFIEEARSANSAVLVHCLAGVSRSVTVTLAYLMHTRGLSLNDAFMMVRDRKPDVSPNFHFMQQLQSFESQLRLSPGDGQPMDEGNCGGMMGGMGGPPVGLGLAPVGSSVSNSVLMANPSVVASRCGGRGSKFSCNCIAADCKCMQTGGFMAAHLAKATGVSPDSGIEFDRWTPSSDTGLK, encoded by the exons ATGCCAGAAACGGAGCACGAAAGCTGCAGCAAAGAGTGGCTCCAGGTCCAGCTGCGCTCTCTGGACGCCAAGGAGCTGATCCTGCTCGACTGCCGCGGCTCCCACGAGTACAGCGAATCGCATATCCGTGGCGCCGTCAATCTGTGCATTCCCAGCATTGTGCTGCGGCGCCTGGCCACCGGCAAGATCGATCTGGCCTCCACCATCAAGTCGCCGGATCTGAAGGATCGCATCCAGACGGGCTACAAGCTCTGCCTCTTCATTCTCTACAACGGCGAGGGCGTGGCCGGACAGCAGGATGTGGCCGGAGCCGGGATGGGGGCCAACGATTCGATTATCAATATCTTGCACCGCCGCCTCAAGCAGGACGGATGTCGCGTGGTCGCACTGCAAG ATGGCTTTTCCAGTTTTCGCTTAGCATTTCCGGAATGGTGCGAGGATGACAGCCAGGCGCAGAACAAAGAGATGGAATCTAGTCGCAATGTCCAGACCGATCAGTTAATGGGCCTCAG ATCCCTACGCATTTCCACACCGCATTCCGATTCCGCCTGCAGCAGTTCGGCCGAGTCCTCGGACTGTGAGAGCACcacccatcatcatcatcaccatcatcatcatcatcatagcTATAATGAGGCGCCCGTGGAGATAATACCAGGCCTTCTGTTCCTGGGCAATGTCACCCACAGCGGCGACTCGAAGGCATTGCAAAAGTACAACATTAAG TATGTGTTGAATGTGACACCGGATTTGCCGAACGAGTTTGAAAAATCGGGCATCATCAAGTATCTGCAAATACCGATTACCGATCATTATTCACAGGACTTGGCCATGCATTTCCCAGATGCCATACAGTTTATAG AGGAAGCGCGCTCTGCGAACTCGGCGGTGCTGGTCCACTGCCTGGCTGGCGTTTCGCGCTCGGTGACCGTGACGCTCGCCTATTTGATGCACACGCGCGGCCTCAGCCTCAACGACGCCTTCATGATGGTGCGCGACAGGAAGCCGGATGTCTCGcccaatttccatttcatgcagcagctgcagtccTTTGAAAGTCAGCTGCGACTCAGTCCTGGCGATGGCCAGCCCATGGACGAGGGCAACTGCGGCGGCATGATGGGTGGCATGGGGGGACCCCCGGTGGGCTTGGGCCTGGCTCCCGTTGGCAGCTCTGTCTCGAATTCGGTATTGATGGCCAATCCCAGTGTGGTTGCCTCCCGTTGCGGCGGTCGCGGCTCCAAGTTCTCGTGCAACTGCATTGCTGCCGACTGCAAGTGCATGCAGACCGGCGGCTTTATGGCTGCCCATTTGGCCAAGGCCACTGGTGTATCGCCGGACTCGGGCATTGAGTTTGATCGCTGGACACCATCCTCGGACACGGGTCTCAAATGA
- the CNPYb gene encoding protein canopy 4 translates to MLPRLVILALGVLASSLQLSQADSSPEEEQGVRYANRCEACKILAAELEGRLGETGKSHDVIETGYSVDDVRPKKRTEYRRSELRLLESLENICERVLAYNLHKERTDSTRFAKGMSQTFQTLHGLVDKGVKVDLGIPYELWDKPPVEVTQMKTQCENMLEEYEETISDWYFKLQDQKSLRQHLCEDHVLKKKAERECLKEELAPPQPQLQPKNKPKKGDNEEL, encoded by the coding sequence ATGCTGCCGCGCTTAGTCATCCTGGCACTGGGAGTCCTGGCCAGCAGCCTCCAGCTGTCGCAGGCAGACTCCTCTcccgaggaggagcagggcGTCCGCTATGCCAATCGGTGTGAGGCCTGCAAAATTTTAGCCGCGGAACTGGAGGGACGGCTTGGTGAGACCGGCAAATCGCACGACGTGATCGAGACGGGGTACTCTGTGGACGATGTACGGCCCAAGAAGCGCACCGAGTACCGCCGAAGCGAACTCCGCCTGCTGGAGTCCTTGGAGAATATCTGCGAACGCGTCCTGGCCTACAATCTGCACAAGGAGCGAACGGACAGCACCAGGTTCGCCAAGGGCATGTCCCAGACATTCCAGACCCTGCATGGCCTCGTCGACAAGGGTGTCAAGGTGGACCTGGGCATACCCTACGAGCTGTGGGACAAGCCCCCCGTCGAGGTCACCCAAATGAAGACCCAATGTGAGAACATGCTCGAAGAGTACGAGGAGACCATCAGTGACTGGTATTTTAAGCTGCAGGACCAAAAGTCCCTGCGGCAGCATCTCTGTGAGGATCACGTGCTGAAGAAAAAGGCCGAACGCGAGTGCCTCAAAGAAGAGCTGGCCccgccacagccgcagctgcagccaaaAAATAAGCCCAAAAAAGGCGACAATGAGGAGCTGTAG
- the Gem2 gene encoding protein Gemin2: protein MEHDAEEQSFQLQALEIREPDAGFDPQLPPQTGEEYLMHMLYERKRCPAVVTKRSSKIKKDVSNRGLEMLESMPLPPHKCLLPTPEWRNEQAKSFQSARAQVLAMREELTAHNYDQSAEPPLTSDIVKWEAFCREKLPLLSTLLHLSQSDLEYLLEMLSQWLQAEETVDLLVTDAWLGRWLYATLVCLHLPLEPFVFSTLRGIARSCIQLRNKLSEEEVKRAAPYNLIITLIVQVFAQSDLNAYL from the exons ATGGAGCACGATGCGGAGGAGCAGTCTTTTCAGCTGCAGGCATTGGAGATACGTGAGCCAGATGCCGGCTTCGATCCCCAGCTGCCGCCGCAGACCGGCGAGGAGTATCTGATGCATATGCTGTACGAACGCAAACGCTGCCCTGCTGTGGTGACCAAGCGCTCTTCGAAGATTAAGAAAGATGTCTCCAATAGAGGCCTGGAGATGCTGGAGAGC ATGCCCTTGCCACCACACAAATGCCTGCTGCCCACGCCCGAATGGCGCAATGAGCAGGCAAAGAGTTTCCAGTCAGCCCGAGCCCAGGTGCTCGCGATGCGTGAAGAGTTGACGGCCCACAACTATGACCAATCCGCGGAGCCGCCACTGACCTCTGACATCGTCAAGTGGGAGGCATTCTGCCGCGAGAAGCTGCCACTGCTTAGCACCCTGTTGCACTTGAGCCAGAGCGATTTGGAGTATCTGCTGGAGATGCTCAGCCAGTGGCTGCAGGCCGAAGAAACAGTGGATTTGCTCGTCACGGATGCCTGGCTGGGCCGCTGGCTCTACGCCACCCTTGTCTGTCTGCATCTGCCCCTGGAGCCGTTCGTTTTCAGCACACTGCGCGGCATAGCCCGCTCCTGCATCCAGCTGAGGAACAAACTGTCAGAAGAGGAGGTGAAGCGAGCAGCTCCCTACAATCTAATCATAACACTGATCGTCCAGGTCTTTGCTCAGAGCGATCTAAatgcgtatctttaa
- the MESR6 gene encoding UPF0489 protein C5orf22 homolog, with protein sequence MESDTLDMEGAPAALKKLSQSESAGGKETEAALSEGAPPTKKQKTVDKEDREVVDREDEDDADDDDDEEDDDEEEDNDDDDEEVPQLVAAVEGGSEEESCLERVQSTQSNLRTFRRIPVFIVDYHNDVLEFIYRCLGTRHLPLENNLLVHFDSHPDLVIPRHIAASSTYDKETMLNELSIENWIMPTLYAGHFNRMVWLKNSWCQQIPTGKHEFKIGQKDDRIGVDCPLDYFIADGNYCSSDSLQEARHVELQVYDADSDSLDPRQFITEKDAKGFVLDIDLDFFSTSNPFLEIYKDADCYNQLKEIFHFVSVEAVKKAATATISEYMATADKRQTQLEALKRIFWHLEEQRSLEGLELPDETVISPEVYAKIVHLTEQLQDKYPDDEIDWHLIFDSGSTTDNNGLPHHISSSQELEEYFANFKRFLERLPVPPVAITMAHSAQDDYCPQDQVAFIEERVLRLLKDVFGERLNDKAILQYMDDPWDVMKL encoded by the exons ATGGAATCGGATACGCTGGATATGGAGGGTGCTCCGGCAGCATTGAAAAAGTTGTCGCAAAGTGAAAGTGCGGGTGGTAAggaaacagaagcagcattGTCGGAGGGGGCGCCGccaacaaagaaacaaaagactgTCGATAAAGAAGATCGTGAGGTGGTAGACAGGGAGGACGAAGACGAtgctgacgatgatgatgatgaggaggatgatgatgaggaggaggataatgatgatgatgacgaggaGGTTCCGCAACTGGTTGCTGCCGTCGAGGGGGGGAGTGAAGAAGAGAGCTGTCTGGAGCGGGTTCAAAGCACTCAAAGCAACCTGCGTACATTCCGGCGGATTCCCGTCTTCATTGTGGACTATCATAATGACGTGCTGGAGTTCATCTACCGCTGCCTGGGCACGCGACACCTGCCGCTGGAGAACAATCTCCTGGTGCACTTTGACTCGCATCCGGATTTGGTGATACCGCGGCATATAGCCGCCAGCTCCACCTACGACAAGGAGACGATGCTGAATGAGCTGAGCATTGAGAACTGGATCATGCCAACGCTGTATGCAG GCCACTTTAATCGCATGGTTTGGCTGAAGAACTCGTGGTGCCAGCAGATACCTACCGGCAAGCATGAGTTTAAGATCGGCCAGAAGGACGATCGCATTGGCGTGGACTGTCCGTTGGATTACTTTATTGCCGATGGCAATTACTGCTCGAGCGACAGCCTCCAGGAGGCACGACATGTAGAGCTGCAGGTCTACGATGCAGACAGCGACAGTCTCGACCCTCGGCAGTTTATCACAGAAAAGGATGCCAAGGGGTTTGTGCTGGACATTGACCTCGACTTCTTCAGCACTTCGAATCCCTTTCTGGAGATCTACAAAGACGCCGATTGCTACAATCAGCTAAAGGAGATCTTCCATTTTGTGAGCGTAGAGGCCGTGAAGAAGGCGGCCACGGCCACCATATCGGAGTACATGGCCACGGCGGACAAGCGGCAGACGCAGCTAGAGGCACTCAAGCGGATCTTTTGGCATCTGGAGGAGCAGCGCAGCCTGGAAGGGCTAGAGCTGCCCGACGAGACGGTTATCAGTCCCGAGGTCTATGCGAAGATCGTTCATTTGACCGAGCAACTGCAGGACAAGTATCCCGACGATGAGATTGACTGGCACTTGATATTCGACTCGGGCAGCACCACAGACAACAATGGCCTCCCCCATCACAtaagcagcagccaggagctGGAAGAGTATTTTGCGAACTTCAAGCGATTCCTCGAGCGTCTTCCCGTGCCCCCCGTGGCCATAACGATGGCCCATTCCGCTCAGGATGATTACTGTCCCCAGGATCAGGTGGCCTTCATCGAGGAGCGAGTGCTGCGCCTCCTCAAGGACGTCTTTGGCGAGAGGCTAAACGATAAGGCAATCCTACAATATATGGACGATCCCTGGGATGTGATGAAGCTCTAA
- the LOC4812544 gene encoding uncharacterized protein isoform X2, giving the protein MEPRFPMLCHDQFKMEGYFKSVGSLEEMHELLRAEQLQITIWQNGRRLAYFLGSLSDVMQPTVPRLSCAHSSNVQLLMKATPAFPGILAPKVELSAQMTTQDRQKGCSCSSLNSRRRPKEDWRPPVNRHVESRCTSRVEHPRKQQTVCHAKKSNCDHGACSYSGSASPEQQQQQNRRRLSTCSSSTQISSVSQSSSLTHGSHSFCCSSSDPADDHESSCDICQAYRRIFSPY; this is encoded by the coding sequence ATGGAGCCACGCTTCCCGATGCTGTGCCACGACCAGTTCAAAATGGAGGGCTACTTCAAGAGCGTGGGCTCTCTGGAGGAGATGCACGAGTTGCTGAGGGCGGAGCAGCTGCAGATCACCATCTGGCAGAATGGCCGTAGGTTGGCCTACTTCTTGGGGTCCCTCTCGGACGTGATGCAGCCCACAGTGCCGCGATTGAGTTGTGCCCACAGCTCCAATGTGCAGCTGCTAATGAAGGCAACGCCTGCGTTTCCGGGCATCCTAGCGCCCAAGGTAGAGCTGTCGGCGCAAATGACCACACAGGACCGACAGAAGGGATGCAGCTGCTCCAGCCTGAACTCCAGAAGACGTCCCAAAGAGGACTGGCGTCCTCCTGTCAATCGTCATGTGGAGAGCCGTTGCACGAGTCGAGTGGAGCATCCGCGCAAGCAACAGACCGTTTGCCATGCCAAGAAATCGAATTGTGACCATGGCGCCTGTAGCTATTCGGGGAGCGCATCGccagagcagcaacagcagcagaacaggCGGCGACTCTCCACCTGTTCCAGCAGTACGCAGATTAGCAGCGTGAGCCAGAGCTCCTCTTTGACACACGGCAGCCACTCgttctgctgcagcagcagcgatccTGCAGATGATCACGAGAGCAGTTGCGACATTTGCCAAGCCTACAGACGCATCTTTTCCCCTTATTAA
- the LOC4812544 gene encoding uncharacterized protein isoform X1: MSHKRFYVRLELQLHALTCPGVWLCSHGYLEATIKTLGYYFRTGAMEPRFPMLCHDQFKMEGYFKSVGSLEEMHELLRAEQLQITIWQNGRRLAYFLGSLSDVMQPTVPRLSCAHSSNVQLLMKATPAFPGILAPKVELSAQMTTQDRQKGCSCSSLNSRRRPKEDWRPPVNRHVESRCTSRVEHPRKQQTVCHAKKSNCDHGACSYSGSASPEQQQQQNRRRLSTCSSSTQISSVSQSSSLTHGSHSFCCSSSDPADDHESSCDICQAYRRIFSPY; encoded by the exons ATGTCCCACAAAAGATTCTATGTGCGTTTGGAGCTACAGCTGCATGCG CTGACCTGTCCGGGCGTGTGGCTGTGCTCGCACGGCTATCTGGAGGCCACCATCAAGACCCTGGGCTACTACTTCCGCACCGGAGCGATGGAGCCACGCTTCCCGATGCTGTGCCACGACCAGTTCAAAATGGAGGGCTACTTCAAGAGCGTGGGCTCTCTGGAGGAGATGCACGAGTTGCTGAGGGCGGAGCAGCTGCAGATCACCATCTGGCAGAATGGCCGTAGGTTGGCCTACTTCTTGGGGTCCCTCTCGGACGTGATGCAGCCCACAGTGCCGCGATTGAGTTGTGCCCACAGCTCCAATGTGCAGCTGCTAATGAAGGCAACGCCTGCGTTTCCGGGCATCCTAGCGCCCAAGGTAGAGCTGTCGGCGCAAATGACCACACAGGACCGACAGAAGGGATGCAGCTGCTCCAGCCTGAACTCCAGAAGACGTCCCAAAGAGGACTGGCGTCCTCCTGTCAATCGTCATGTGGAGAGCCGTTGCACGAGTCGAGTGGAGCATCCGCGCAAGCAACAGACCGTTTGCCATGCCAAGAAATCGAATTGTGACCATGGCGCCTGTAGCTATTCGGGGAGCGCATCGccagagcagcaacagcagcagaacaggCGGCGACTCTCCACCTGTTCCAGCAGTACGCAGATTAGCAGCGTGAGCCAGAGCTCCTCTTTGACACACGGCAGCCACTCgttctgctgcagcagcagcgatccTGCAGATGATCACGAGAGCAGTTGCGACATTTGCCAAGCCTACAGACGCATCTTTTCCCCTTATTAA